From a region of the Streptomyces venezuelae genome:
- the fbaA gene encoding class II fructose-bisphosphate aldolase — protein MPIATPEVYNEMLDRAKAGKFAYPAINVTSSQTLHAALRGFAEAESDGIIQISTGGAEFLGGQHNKDMVTGAVALAEFAHIVAAKYDITVALHTDHCPKDKLDGYVRPLLDISAERVARGLNPLFQSHMWDGSAETLADNLAIGQELLAKAVAAKIILEVEITPTGGEEDGVSHEINDELYTTVDDAIRTAEALGLGEKGRYLLAASFGNVHGVYKPGNVVLRPELLKDLQAGVAEKYGKASPFDFVFHGGSGSTAEEIATALENGVVKMNLDTDTQYAFTRPVVDHMFSNYAGVLKVDGEVGTKSKYDPRTWGKAAEAGMAARVAEACANLRSTGTKLK, from the coding sequence ATGCCCATCGCAACCCCCGAGGTCTACAACGAGATGCTCGACCGGGCGAAGGCAGGCAAGTTCGCCTACCCGGCCATCAATGTGACCTCCTCCCAGACCCTGCACGCTGCCCTGCGCGGCTTCGCGGAGGCCGAGAGCGACGGCATCATCCAGATCTCCACCGGTGGTGCGGAGTTCCTGGGTGGCCAGCACAACAAGGACATGGTCACCGGCGCGGTCGCCCTGGCCGAGTTCGCGCACATCGTGGCCGCCAAGTACGACATCACGGTCGCCCTGCACACGGACCACTGCCCGAAGGACAAGCTGGACGGCTACGTACGTCCGCTGCTCGACATCTCCGCCGAGCGCGTGGCCCGCGGGCTGAACCCGCTCTTCCAGTCGCACATGTGGGACGGCTCCGCCGAGACCCTGGCCGACAACCTGGCCATCGGCCAGGAGCTGCTCGCCAAGGCCGTCGCCGCCAAGATCATCCTTGAGGTCGAGATCACCCCGACCGGCGGCGAGGAGGACGGCGTCAGCCACGAGATCAACGACGAGCTGTACACCACCGTCGACGACGCGATCCGCACCGCCGAGGCCCTCGGCCTGGGCGAGAAGGGCCGCTACCTGCTGGCCGCCTCCTTCGGCAACGTCCACGGCGTCTACAAGCCGGGCAACGTCGTCCTGCGCCCCGAGCTCCTCAAGGACCTCCAGGCCGGCGTGGCCGAGAAGTACGGCAAGGCCTCGCCGTTCGACTTCGTCTTCCACGGCGGCTCGGGCTCCACGGCCGAGGAGATCGCCACCGCGCTGGAGAACGGCGTCGTGAAGATGAACCTCGACACCGACACCCAGTACGCCTTCACCCGCCCGGTCGTGGACCACATGTTCAGCAACTACGCCGGTGTGCTGAAGGTCGACGGCGAGGTCGGCACGAAGTCCAAGTACGACCCCCGCACCTGGGGCAAGGCCGCCGAGGCGGGCATGGCCGCGCGCGTCGCCGAGGCCTGCGCGAACCTGCGTTCCACCGGCACCAAGCTGAAGTAG
- a CDS encoding ScbR family autoregulator-binding transcription factor — protein sequence MRAERTQVKQDRAVRTRRAILEAAAVVFEDRGYGAAKLTDIVRLANVTKGALYFHFDSKEHLAQAVIDAQVSMHAPVTPQEFKAQEFVDVGMVFSHRLRYDVLMRGSARLTLEQNGRELDRAAPYQGWIDLHTALLVQAQERGELLPHVDPSGPSRLVVGSFAGLNVMAQTLGLDLDREISALYTSVLPSMVVPAVASRLDTAPGRGARVLHGSNEAPRCDCSGTRPALTARPPAPREPVGATAPAD from the coding sequence ATGAGGGCCGAACGAACGCAGGTGAAGCAGGACCGCGCCGTGCGAACCCGCCGGGCGATCCTGGAAGCCGCCGCCGTCGTGTTCGAGGACCGGGGCTACGGTGCGGCCAAACTGACCGACATCGTCCGCCTCGCCAACGTCACCAAGGGGGCGCTCTACTTCCACTTCGACTCGAAGGAACACCTGGCGCAGGCCGTGATCGACGCCCAGGTCAGCATGCACGCGCCGGTCACCCCGCAGGAGTTCAAGGCGCAGGAGTTCGTCGACGTCGGCATGGTCTTCTCGCACCGCCTCCGCTACGACGTGCTGATGCGCGGCAGCGCCCGGCTCACCCTGGAGCAGAACGGCCGGGAACTGGACCGGGCGGCGCCGTACCAGGGGTGGATCGATCTGCACACCGCTCTGCTCGTGCAGGCGCAGGAGCGCGGCGAACTGCTCCCGCACGTGGACCCGTCGGGGCCCTCGCGGCTGGTGGTGGGGTCCTTCGCCGGGCTCAACGTGATGGCGCAGACCCTCGGGCTCGACCTGGACCGGGAGATCTCGGCGCTCTACACGAGTGTGCTGCCGAGCATGGTGGTCCCGGCCGTGGCCTCCCGGCTCGACACCGCGCCGGGCCGGGGAGCGCGGGTGCTGCACGGCTCGAACGAGGCCCCCCGGTGCGACTGCTCCGGAACGCGGCCGGCGCTGACCGCGCGTCCGCCCGCGCCCCGCGAGCCGGTCGGGGCGACCGCCCCTGCGGACTGA
- a CDS encoding DUF3151 domain-containing protein, with the protein MSIHQNLLGGPAPTHLPDEPGREAIAAGTPAVEVAAAHPTSSLAWAVLADEAFAAGSTVESYAYARTGYHRGLDALRRAGWKGHGPVPWEHEPNRGFLRALHALARAAEAIGEKEEYERCSTFLRDSSPTAADTLSA; encoded by the coding sequence ATGTCCATTCACCAGAACCTGCTCGGGGGCCCCGCCCCCACCCACCTGCCCGACGAGCCGGGCCGTGAGGCCATCGCCGCGGGCACCCCCGCCGTCGAGGTGGCGGCCGCGCACCCCACCTCGTCCCTCGCCTGGGCGGTCCTCGCCGACGAGGCCTTTGCCGCGGGCAGCACGGTCGAGTCGTACGCCTACGCCCGTACGGGCTACCACCGCGGCCTCGACGCACTGCGCCGCGCCGGATGGAAGGGCCACGGCCCGGTCCCGTGGGAGCACGAGCCGAACCGCGGCTTCCTGCGCGCCCTGCACGCCCTGGCCCGCGCGGCCGAGGCGATCGGCGAGAAGGAGGAGTACGAGCGCTGCTCGACCTTCCTGCGCGACTCGTCCCCGACGGCCGCCGACACGCTGAGCGCCTGA
- a CDS encoding tryptophan 2,3-dioxygenase family protein, with protein MSKTLDASGVGGSETPNLDFDGTTPYEDYVQADVLTHLQHLRSDDPGEMVFLVTTQVMELWFTVIVHEWETAATALREDRIPVAMDALKRSLRELEALNASWRPLAQLTPGQFNSYRAALGEGSGFQSAMYRRMEFLLGEKSSSMLVPHRGAPRVHAELEKALHEPSLYDEVLRLLARRGLPVPEAVLNRDLSLRYEPSPEVEAVWTGLYAAPEDSETLDLHRLGEVLTDVAELVWRWRNDHLVATRRAMGAKTGTGGSAGVTWLEKRATKNVFPELWTARSYV; from the coding sequence ATGTCGAAAACCCTTGATGCCTCCGGAGTCGGCGGGTCGGAAACCCCGAACCTCGACTTCGACGGCACGACCCCGTACGAGGACTACGTCCAGGCGGACGTTCTCACCCACCTCCAGCACCTCCGCTCGGACGACCCGGGCGAGATGGTCTTCCTGGTGACGACCCAGGTCATGGAGCTGTGGTTCACGGTCATCGTCCATGAGTGGGAAACCGCCGCGACCGCCCTGCGCGAGGACCGCATCCCCGTCGCGATGGACGCGCTGAAACGTTCCCTCCGCGAGCTGGAGGCCCTCAACGCCTCCTGGCGCCCGCTCGCCCAGCTCACCCCGGGACAGTTCAACTCCTACCGCGCCGCCCTCGGCGAGGGTTCCGGTTTCCAGTCGGCGATGTACCGCCGGATGGAGTTCCTGCTCGGCGAGAAGTCCTCCTCTATGCTGGTCCCGCACCGGGGCGCTCCGCGCGTCCACGCGGAGCTGGAGAAGGCCCTGCACGAGCCCAGCCTCTACGACGAGGTGCTGCGCCTGCTCGCCCGCCGCGGCCTGCCGGTTCCCGAGGCGGTCCTGAACCGCGACCTGTCGCTGCGCTACGAGCCCTCCCCCGAGGTCGAGGCCGTCTGGACGGGCCTGTACGCCGCTCCGGAGGACAGCGAGACCCTGGACCTGCACCGCCTCGGCGAGGTCCTCACGGACGTGGCCGAGCTCGTCTGGCGCTGGCGCAACGACCACCTGGTCGCCACCCGCCGCGCGATGGGCGCGAAGACGGGCACGGGCGGCTCGGCCGGTGTGACCTGGCTGGAGAAGCGCGCGACGAAGAACGTCTTCCCGGAGCTCTGGACGGCCCGCAGCTATGTCTGA
- the kynU gene encoding kynureninase, whose protein sequence is MSDDSTNTAAEPSADLRDRAAELDAADELAKLRERFTLPDGVVYLDGNSLGALPAGVADTTADVVSRQWGELLIRSWDESGWWTAPERIGDKIAPLVGAAPGQVVVGDSTSVNLFKALVGAARLAAPGRTKLLVDAATFPTDGYIAQSAARMTGLTVVPVAPSHAAEAMDADTAVVLLNHVDYRSGRLHDLPALTTAAHAAGAITVWDLCHSAGALPVGLDAHAVDLAVGCTYKYLNGGPGAPAYLYIAARHQAGFDSPLPGWNGHADPFAMTPAFEAAQGATRGRVGTPDILSMLALESALDAWDGVSVAAVRAKSLALTDFFLACVAAYVPQGRVESVTPAEHGSRGSQVSLRTENAREVMAELISRGVIGDFRAPDVLRFGFTPLYVGFADAERAARTLGHIFG, encoded by the coding sequence ATGTCTGACGACTCCACGAACACGGCGGCGGAGCCGTCGGCGGACCTCCGCGACCGTGCGGCCGAGCTGGACGCCGCCGACGAGCTCGCGAAGCTCCGCGAGCGCTTCACCCTCCCCGACGGGGTCGTCTACCTCGACGGCAACTCCCTCGGCGCCCTGCCGGCCGGGGTCGCGGACACCACCGCCGACGTCGTCTCCAGGCAGTGGGGCGAGCTCCTCATCCGGTCCTGGGACGAGAGCGGCTGGTGGACGGCACCCGAGCGGATCGGCGACAAGATCGCCCCGCTCGTCGGCGCGGCCCCCGGCCAGGTGGTCGTCGGGGACTCCACCAGCGTCAACCTCTTCAAGGCCCTGGTCGGCGCCGCCCGTCTCGCGGCGCCCGGCCGGACGAAGCTGCTGGTCGACGCCGCCACCTTCCCCACCGACGGCTACATAGCGCAGTCGGCGGCCCGGATGACGGGCCTGACCGTCGTTCCCGTCGCCCCCTCCCACGCGGCCGAGGCCATGGACGCGGACACCGCCGTGGTGCTCCTCAACCACGTCGACTACCGCAGCGGGCGGCTCCACGACCTGCCCGCGCTCACCACGGCGGCCCACGCCGCCGGGGCGATCACGGTCTGGGACCTGTGCCACTCCGCCGGGGCCCTGCCCGTCGGTCTCGACGCGCATGCGGTCGACCTCGCGGTGGGCTGCACGTACAAGTACCTCAACGGCGGCCCCGGCGCGCCCGCGTACCTGTACATCGCCGCCCGCCACCAGGCCGGCTTCGACTCCCCGCTCCCGGGCTGGAACGGTCACGCGGATCCGTTCGCGATGACCCCGGCCTTCGAGGCGGCCCAGGGCGCGACCCGTGGGCGCGTCGGCACGCCGGACATCCTGTCCATGCTGGCCCTGGAGTCGGCGCTCGACGCCTGGGACGGGGTGTCCGTCGCAGCCGTGCGCGCCAAGTCCCTCGCCCTGACCGACTTCTTCCTCGCGTGCGTGGCGGCGTACGTCCCGCAGGGCCGGGTCGAGTCGGTCACCCCGGCCGAGCACGGAAGCCGCGGCAGCCAGGTCTCGCTGCGGACCGAGAACGCCCGCGAGGTCATGGCGGAGCTCATCTCCCGCGGCGTCATCGGCGACTTCCGCGCACCCGACGTCCTGCGCTTCGGCTTCACCCCGCTCTACGTCGGTTTCGCCGATGCCGAGCGTGCCGCGCGGACGCTGGGTCACATTTTCGGGTGA
- a CDS encoding alpha/beta hydrolase family protein, with protein MTDPAAVERDAAEAASAFAHPAVAPDVTAAYGQHPDHVVDFYAPRGETRGPAPLVVLLHGGAWRAPYDRQHVTPFADFLARRGFAVANVEYRRGSSLPHQNADGPVAGRWPETFDDVAVALDALPGLAADALPQADLRRTVVTGHSAGGHLALWAAARHVLPADSPWRLPSPPLLRGVVALAPIADFAVAEEMGVCGGASAQLLGGPEHWAERLPYADPAALLPTGIATAVVQGRDDVVVPQQVAEAYVAAAAKAGETVGLTLLDAVGHFPLIDPAADACAVVAEEISQLAW; from the coding sequence ATGACGGACCCCGCCGCAGTGGAACGGGACGCCGCGGAGGCCGCCTCGGCCTTCGCCCACCCGGCCGTGGCGCCGGACGTGACCGCCGCCTACGGGCAACACCCCGACCACGTCGTCGACTTCTACGCCCCGCGCGGCGAGACCCGGGGGCCGGCCCCGCTCGTGGTGCTGCTGCACGGGGGCGCGTGGCGGGCCCCGTACGACCGGCAGCACGTCACGCCGTTCGCGGACTTCCTGGCCCGCCGGGGTTTTGCCGTCGCCAACGTCGAGTACCGGCGCGGCAGTTCGCTCCCCCACCAGAACGCCGACGGGCCGGTGGCCGGGCGCTGGCCGGAGACCTTCGACGATGTCGCCGTCGCGCTGGACGCCCTCCCGGGGCTGGCGGCCGACGCGCTCCCGCAGGCCGATCTCCGCCGCACGGTCGTCACCGGGCACTCGGCGGGCGGCCACCTCGCGCTGTGGGCCGCGGCCCGCCACGTGCTTCCGGCGGACTCCCCGTGGCGGCTGCCTTCCCCGCCGCTGCTGCGGGGCGTGGTGGCGCTGGCCCCGATCGCGGACTTCGCGGTGGCGGAGGAGATGGGCGTGTGCGGCGGCGCGAGCGCGCAGCTGCTCGGCGGGCCCGAGCACTGGGCCGAGCGGCTGCCGTACGCCGATCCGGCGGCGCTGCTGCCGACCGGAATCGCCACGGCGGTGGTCCAGGGCCGGGACGACGTCGTGGTGCCGCAGCAGGTGGCCGAGGCGTACGTGGCGGCGGCCGCGAAAGCGGGGGAGACGGTCGGGCTGACCCTGCTGGACGCGGTCGGGCACTTCCCGCTGATCGACCCGGCGGCGGACGCGTGCGCGGTGGTCGCCGAGGAGATCTCGCAGCTGGCCTGGTAG
- a CDS encoding MASE1 domain-containing protein, whose amino-acid sequence MVRTEGWRRLPAALLPILAVAVAYYAGGLIGLHQRVVVNGAEVTPLWLPTGIAVASLLWLGLRAWPGIALGTYLTIEQISDFDPPGLIIVAGNVLAPVCAYLMLRRVGFRTEMDRLRDALALVFLGGLLPMLISATIGSCTLLLTGDLPASQFWSVWAAWWAGDAMGVLVVTPLLLVLRRVTTLRRPRDGYRAAEAAALVVASVGVTLVATRSPLSLLFLVFPLIIWAAVRFQLAGSAPVTLLVSVLTIAAATAHVGPFAHHTLFEIMINLQGLNGAAALTGLLLSALVTEQNNVRLKIEQVCEDLAELVEHLAPGKGGP is encoded by the coding sequence GTGGTGCGTACCGAGGGATGGCGACGTCTGCCCGCAGCTCTGCTGCCGATCCTCGCCGTCGCCGTCGCCTACTACGCGGGCGGGCTGATCGGCCTGCACCAGCGCGTGGTCGTCAACGGCGCGGAAGTGACACCCCTGTGGCTGCCGACCGGCATCGCGGTGGCCTCCCTGCTCTGGCTGGGCCTGCGGGCGTGGCCCGGGATCGCGCTCGGTACGTACCTCACCATCGAGCAGATCAGCGACTTCGACCCGCCCGGCCTGATCATCGTCGCGGGGAACGTCCTCGCCCCCGTGTGCGCGTACCTGATGCTGCGCCGGGTGGGTTTCCGTACCGAGATGGACCGGCTGCGGGACGCCCTGGCGCTGGTCTTCCTGGGTGGTCTGCTGCCCATGCTGATCAGCGCGACGATCGGGAGCTGCACGCTGCTGCTCACCGGAGACCTGCCGGCGTCGCAGTTCTGGTCGGTCTGGGCGGCCTGGTGGGCCGGGGACGCGATGGGCGTGCTGGTGGTGACCCCGCTGCTGTTGGTGCTGCGCAGGGTCACGACGCTCCGGCGGCCCCGGGACGGCTACCGTGCGGCCGAGGCGGCCGCCCTGGTGGTCGCGTCCGTCGGCGTCACGCTCGTGGCCACCCGCAGCCCCCTCTCGCTGCTGTTCCTCGTCTTCCCGCTGATCATCTGGGCGGCCGTGCGCTTCCAGCTCGCCGGGAGCGCTCCGGTGACCCTGCTGGTGTCGGTCCTGACGATCGCGGCGGCGACCGCCCACGTCGGGCCGTTCGCCCACCACACCCTCTTCGAGATCATGATCAATCTGCAGGGCCTCAACGGCGCTGCGGCCCTGACCGGGCTGCTGCTGTCGGCCCTGGTCACCGAGCAGAACAACGTCCGGCTGAAGATCGAGCAGGTCTGCGAGGACCTCGCCGAGCTGGTCGAGCACCTGGCCCCGGGCAAGGGCGGTCCGTAG
- a CDS encoding PP2C family protein-serine/threonine phosphatase, producing the protein MTPRRAPRAASADLLSTLGRLADQARRGVELQQARVDLAEALQSEMLPASLPALPGLRTAARYAPARHGLDIGGDWYDGFRLPEGALAFCIGDVQGHDVEAAAFMGQVRICLRAVAAVVVDPGEVLSRANEVLLSMDRDLFATCTLLRFDPETQELETARAGHVPAVWATVDGEYGITDDDGGPPLNLTPGAGYAVTRRRLTTAGSIVLLTDGVVEGPKFPIEEGLERVAKVVREAAGTDPGELAAEVMKVADSTGHADDAAVLVLSHDARPGPQDGPA; encoded by the coding sequence GTGACTCCTCGCCGTGCCCCGCGGGCAGCCAGCGCCGACCTGCTCAGCACGCTCGGCCGGCTCGCCGACCAGGCCCGCCGCGGGGTGGAGCTGCAGCAGGCCCGGGTGGACCTGGCCGAGGCCCTGCAGAGCGAGATGCTGCCCGCCTCGCTGCCCGCGCTGCCGGGCCTGCGGACCGCCGCCCGGTACGCGCCCGCGCGGCACGGGCTGGACATCGGCGGCGACTGGTACGACGGGTTCCGGCTGCCCGAGGGAGCCCTCGCCTTCTGCATCGGCGACGTCCAGGGGCACGACGTGGAGGCGGCGGCCTTCATGGGGCAGGTACGGATCTGCCTGCGTGCCGTGGCGGCCGTCGTCGTCGATCCGGGCGAGGTGCTGAGCCGCGCCAACGAGGTGCTGCTCTCCATGGACCGCGACCTCTTCGCGACCTGCACCCTGCTCCGCTTCGACCCGGAGACGCAGGAGCTGGAGACCGCCCGGGCCGGCCACGTCCCGGCGGTCTGGGCCACCGTCGACGGCGAGTACGGCATCACCGATGACGACGGCGGCCCGCCGCTGAACCTGACGCCCGGGGCGGGGTACGCGGTGACCCGCCGCCGGCTCACGACGGCGGGGTCGATCGTGCTGCTCACCGACGGTGTGGTCGAGGGGCCGAAGTTCCCGATCGAGGAGGGACTGGAGCGCGTCGCCAAGGTGGTCAGGGAGGCCGCCGGCACCGATCCCGGCGAGCTGGCCGCCGAGGTGATGAAGGTGGCCGACTCCACCGGCCACGCCGACGACGCCGCCGTGCTCGTGCTCAGCCACGACGCCCGGCCCGGTCCGCAGGACGGCCCGGCCTAG
- a CDS encoding carboxymuconolactone decarboxylase family protein: MTNTDRSVSRMPNPAALVPELNDISAALFRATGNRSVPRTTTSLVHLRAGQIVGNTYLTVLNTGFLRKAGESEERITAVSSWQDAPCFTAAERAALALVEATLQPAPYGRERVTDELYAEVAAHYDEKALATLTIAIGQISFFIALAVIGKPQPVTSLADEQWG, from the coding sequence ATGACGAACACCGACCGCTCCGTCTCGCGGATGCCGAACCCGGCCGCCCTCGTCCCCGAGCTGAACGACATCAGCGCCGCCCTCTTCCGGGCCACGGGCAACCGCTCGGTGCCGCGGACCACGACGAGCCTGGTCCACCTGCGCGCCGGACAGATCGTCGGCAACACCTACCTGACCGTCCTGAACACCGGTTTCCTCCGCAAGGCCGGGGAGTCCGAGGAGCGCATCACGGCCGTCTCCTCCTGGCAGGACGCCCCCTGCTTCACCGCCGCCGAGCGCGCCGCCCTCGCGCTGGTCGAGGCCACCCTGCAGCCCGCCCCGTACGGCCGGGAGCGGGTCACCGACGAGCTCTACGCCGAGGTCGCCGCGCACTACGACGAAAAGGCCCTCGCCACCCTCACCATCGCGATCGGGCAGATCAGCTTCTTCATCGCCCTGGCCGTCATCGGCAAGCCGCAGCCGGTCACCTCGCTGGCGGACGAGCAGTGGGGCTGA
- a CDS encoding adenylosuccinate synthase, with product MPALVLLGAQWGDEGKGKATDLLGGSVDYVVRYQGGNNAGHTVVVGDQKYALHLLPSGILSPGCTPVIGNGVVVDPAVLLSELRGLNERGIDTSKLLISGNAHLITPYNVTLDKVGERFLGKRKIGTTGRGIGPTYADKINRIGIRVQDLYDESILTQKVEAALEGKNQLLAKLYNRRAIEAGAIVEEMLQYAEQIKPYVADTTLILNNALDEDKVVLFEGGQGTLLDVDHGTYPFVTSSNPTAGGACTGTGVGPTKISRVIGILKAYTTRVGAGPFPTELFDQDGEDLRRIGGERGVTTGRDRRCGWFDAPIARYATRVNGLTDFFLTKLDVLTGWEQIPVCVAYEIDGKRVEELPYSQTDFHHAKPIYEYLPGWSEDITKAKTFEDLPANAQAYVKALEEMSGAPISAIGVGPGRTETIEINSFL from the coding sequence GTGCCCGCTCTTGTGCTGCTCGGAGCTCAGTGGGGTGACGAGGGCAAGGGAAAGGCCACCGACCTGCTCGGTGGATCCGTTGACTATGTAGTGCGCTACCAGGGCGGCAACAATGCCGGCCACACGGTCGTCGTGGGCGACCAGAAGTACGCGCTGCACCTTCTCCCTTCCGGCATCCTCTCCCCCGGATGCACCCCGGTCATCGGTAACGGTGTCGTCGTCGACCCGGCCGTCCTGCTCTCCGAGCTGCGCGGCCTGAACGAGCGCGGCATCGACACCTCCAAGCTGCTCATCAGCGGCAACGCGCACCTGATCACGCCGTACAACGTCACGCTCGACAAGGTCGGCGAGCGTTTCCTCGGCAAGCGCAAGATCGGCACCACCGGTCGCGGCATCGGCCCGACGTACGCGGACAAGATCAACCGCATCGGCATCCGCGTCCAGGACCTCTACGACGAGTCGATCCTCACCCAGAAGGTCGAGGCGGCGCTGGAGGGCAAGAACCAGCTCCTCGCGAAGCTCTACAACCGCCGCGCCATCGAGGCCGGCGCGATCGTGGAGGAGATGCTCCAGTACGCGGAGCAGATCAAGCCGTACGTCGCCGACACCACCCTGATCCTCAACAACGCGCTGGACGAGGACAAGGTCGTGCTGTTCGAGGGCGGCCAGGGCACCCTGCTCGACGTCGACCACGGCACCTATCCCTTCGTCACCTCGTCCAACCCGACCGCCGGCGGCGCCTGCACCGGCACCGGCGTGGGCCCGACGAAGATCAGCCGCGTCATCGGCATCCTCAAGGCCTACACGACCCGAGTCGGCGCGGGCCCGTTCCCGACCGAGCTGTTCGACCAGGACGGCGAGGACCTGCGCCGCATCGGCGGCGAGCGCGGCGTGACCACCGGACGTGACCGCCGCTGCGGTTGGTTCGACGCGCCGATCGCACGTTACGCCACCCGCGTGAACGGCCTCACCGACTTCTTCCTCACCAAGCTGGACGTGCTGACCGGCTGGGAGCAGATCCCGGTCTGCGTCGCGTACGAGATCGACGGCAAGCGCGTCGAGGAGCTGCCGTACTCGCAGACGGACTTCCACCACGCGAAGCCGATCTACGAATACCTCCCCGGCTGGTCCGAGGACATCACCAAGGCCAAGACCTTCGAGGACCTGCCGGCGAACGCCCAGGCGTACGTCAAGGCCCTGGAGGAGATGTCGGGCGCCCCGATCTCCGCGATCGGCGTCGGCCCCGGCCGTACCGAGACGATCGAGATCAACTCCTTCCTCTAG
- a CDS encoding diacylglycerol kinase, producing the protein MSQAGAPVGGLLVLVDPVARRLDGESVRIAKDVLSAGAAAKICLPDSQEEFARALARRGHRRLVIVGDDRALVRAVGLLHRERGLGEGPLALVPVGPVGSLGLARSLGVPLSAVAAARAVLDGSVRVCDLLVDDSDGVVLGALRIPPVHGVPRPAGPSVWSAYRSLVRTLVRPVAAAGGVATGRHRLRVEADGVLLADVDRPVEDVSVRTRDDGGPAEVVVRTGGGSSAESTVTARAKTVTVSGTDFRYRADAALTGPVRRRTWTLRSGAWTLTVPR; encoded by the coding sequence ATGAGCCAAGCGGGCGCGCCGGTAGGCGGCCTGCTCGTGCTCGTCGACCCGGTCGCCCGCCGTCTTGACGGCGAGTCCGTGCGGATCGCGAAGGATGTGTTGTCAGCGGGCGCGGCAGCGAAAATCTGCCTCCCGGATTCGCAGGAGGAATTTGCGCGGGCTCTTGCCCGCCGGGGTCATCGGCGGCTGGTGATCGTCGGCGACGACCGGGCCCTGGTGCGCGCCGTCGGGCTGCTGCACCGGGAGCGAGGGCTGGGGGAGGGGCCTCTGGCGCTGGTCCCGGTGGGTCCGGTGGGGTCGCTGGGTCTGGCGAGGTCGCTCGGCGTGCCGCTTTCGGCCGTCGCCGCCGCCCGGGCGGTCCTCGACGGATCGGTGCGGGTCTGTGACCTGCTCGTCGACGACAGCGACGGGGTGGTGCTCGGTGCGCTGCGGATCCCGCCCGTGCACGGGGTTCCGCGGCCCGCCGGGCCGTCGGTGTGGAGCGCGTACCGCTCGCTGGTCCGGACGCTGGTCCGGCCCGTGGCGGCGGCCGGCGGCGTGGCCACCGGCCGGCACCGGCTGCGGGTCGAGGCCGACGGGGTGCTGCTGGCGGACGTGGACCGGCCCGTGGAGGACGTATCGGTTCGCACCCGGGACGACGGCGGTCCGGCGGAGGTCGTGGTCCGCACGGGCGGCGGCAGCTCCGCCGAGTCCACGGTCACGGCCCGGGCGAAGACCGTGACGGTGTCGGGCACGGACTTCCGCTACCGCGCCGACGCCGCGCTGACCGGCCCGGTCCGGCGGCGTACGTGGACCCTGCGGTCGGGGGCGTGGACGCTCACCGTGCCCCGGTGA